The genomic region AACAACCGGGTCACCAGACTGATATCACTGATTACCGAAAATATCGTCATATTGTCCAGCCCTACTAtggaacacaaaaaaaaaaatccacaagttAGTGGTTGCCACTAAACATACCATCATATTCCTTATTTTCTAACACCCAAGTTCATACGTAATTACTGTCAAAATCATCACGTAAATGTTTACAACTAATGAGAGCATTTTACAAAAGGGAGATCCTGCACATTCTCTACTTTTAATCAACAAACTCCAAGTTCTCTAGATGAAGAACACTGACCTCACTCCCGTATCACTCAGATAAGAATACATGCATGTCAAGACCAGAGACCttgcatttcattgaagaaaatGTCTTTATAACACCCCTCCTGGTGACCGTACATatgacatattttaatattaaagatAATACAtcatattaataaatatatgaAAGGTTGGGACAGATGAGCAGATATTTTTGCAGTAAGCGTTTGCAACTACTATCGCTATGTCTACGATGAGATTCTGCTGAGATTACCTGGATGGGCCACCTTGGGAGGGGCTGCAGAAAGTTGGCTTCATATGGGTAGTTGACCATGGCCAAATTCACCCAGGTTTCCTGCAGCCAGGCCTTGAACATCAGCATGTCCTGCTTCTTCAGTGGAGAGCACATGCTGAATTCATTGGAGAGCCAAGTCAGACCATCATCTATGCAAAGGGAAGGAGATGAAGAACGGGACAGTGAGAACAGAGACAAAATTCTCTACCAGACTGCTGCGcactatatattaaatataaaagtatttATTAACATCTCATACCTGTGGAAGAAACATTGTCAATTGACGACCAAGACTTTCTGATGCTCTCAGAGCAATCAACGCCATAACTGGTGAAATCGTCAGTGACGATTTTGTAGAAGACACCACAGCTCGTCATGTTGGTGAACTGCCAGATGGGGGCAGAGGCAGCCAGAGCCCTGTAATACACAGAGGCGGAGTCCCAGTTCAGGGGCTACACCCTTCCAAGGCTACATTTGGATACTGAATGCCTGACAGTGGTGCGACAAGGCTGTCCCATTTCGAAGGCTCATTCAAATGCATCTAGAAATGTGTCCATCATTATCAGTGTCGTGAAGGACCTGATGGATCCTTCGCAACCCAACATATCCCAAAATTCTTTGCGCAGAGATAAAGTGGGTGTGTCCTGGTTAAGCAGTATGAGCGGGGCTTTGTGACTCAACTGAACAGCTGGTGACAGCCAGACTATCCTATTTGGCAACGCTTTCCATTCGCCCTTACAAAAGAACACAGCCTACAAAGACTTTGCCTTCTTAGACTGCGTCCTTGGAAGGATGCAGCTCCTGAATTCAGATACAGCTAGAATATGTCTACAAGGGTTTGCTTTTCAAAATACAACTACAGTTTGTATTGTCATATCTCCATGTTTTTAATAGAAAAATGCAGGATGACTCAGATTTAGAAGCTATGAAAATGGAGACTGAATTACAAAATCCGTGAAAGTTTGAATCCCTGTAGTATCTCACCCCACCACCAGATGGGGATACTTCATCCTCATCCAGGCTGAAAGCATCCCCCCATAGGAGCCTCCGATGGCCACTACAGGACTCTTGGCGGCTCCAGGCACCACAGTCTTCAGGTGCTGGATAAGCACTGCAAAGTCTGCTAGGGCTTGCTCAGATGTTAGATAGTTCAGATGCTTGGGACTCTGTATCAGAAAGAACAGAAGAACCCAATGCTGCTTCTGCTTAATGGAAATGAGCAAAAGAGGCAAGACTTCCCAGGGCACTGAGAGGCAGAGTACCACGGCTTGTGGCCTCAAAACCTCAGACAGCCAAAACTCAAGTGGCAATCATCCCTTCACAGAATCCAGTCATCAATTCTGTTTTTTTGTCAGACAATTTGGTCTGTGCCTCACTGTTTTAACATCCGGTACGAAGATGGACTAACTCTAGCATAACTCTTAATTACCCTTCTGTTAATTCTGACCATGATTTtgcatatttaattttttttaatgtatgctTTTAAGCAGAAAAAGCTAAAAGATGAATGTGACAAAATTCttgactcccagaattcatcaCTTCAGCACCTAGagatttaaataattcataGATTCTGAAAAATTGGTTTATGATAATAAACTGACATTCACTTTCAATCTGACATCCAAATGAGAATCAAGTGAAAGAATGTGTGGCCTTTTATTTCAAAGTTGGTGCTACATTTAGATGGAAATGCTGTAGAAGACCAAACAAAGGTCACTAATTAAGGGGTTGGCATGCTCCACGGTCCCTCAGGACCTATTTGCGAGCAACAGCCCAGGGGAATTAAGCAGAAATGTAGCAGCAGCAGAAGACGACGCCGAAACCACTTTCATTACTCACGCTATAAGACTCTTTTCCAAATGGCAAAGACTCGCCATAGTACCGATGTTCTGCAAACACCAACATGGCACCCAGTTCCTCAGCAACATCCCACATGAAACCCTGCACACAGATCAATAAGAATAAGAGTCATGGTCCCCCACATCAAATTTACCGATAATATCTTAGCATGCATACTTCAGATTTCATCAaagcattttaaattattactgtATTGTTGCAGAACCAAGTAATGTCTCCTTCATTCCCAGTGTAGAACAGGATCGGGCCACCAATCTGATGCCAGTGCTGATCATTGACAAGATATCTCTGCTTGAAGGTGCCGTCCTCAAAAAATCCAAAGTGATCAATCTGTAAAGACATACATGTGCTTATCGACTGAGTGAGGTGCTGGAAAAACAACTGCAAAATAGAAACAGCAGTAATTCTGGTGGGAACTTTCGTTTCAAATGAAAATCGGTAAATAGTAGCACGCAAATcttctagaaaaaaaaaagctgttaaTTTCAGCAAAGCACAAGGACATTGCTCCTTTACATGAGGAGCGAAGACGTTTTCCAGCCGTTTCTGCTCACATACAATACTAATATGTGGAGATAAGAGAATCTACAGGAGATCAACCACACATCGCGTGTGGAGGGTGATCTGAAGGGCTCTGGCTCTGCTCCACCCCAGCACTGTGAATAGACAAGCTTTGGGTTGGATGAGAGAATAATTAGCCTCAATTTGTATTAAAACCCAGAGCCAGTTTCAGGGATGCCACATTAGTTCCAGTTTAGCAGAGTGCAGTGATCGCTTTTCATCGATCTCTGGTGCTTGCAGTGAATCTCTCCTGCTCACCACATGCTCTCTTTctccaatcatttttttttttggggggggggggggggggggggggggattgattGAGGCCATAACTCCAGATAACAGAAAGGGTTAGCCACTGAAGACTTGTCCCTCTACTTGAAACATACCCTACTGTCTATAGGGAaagccactccccccccccccagaccccatCCCAGTCCCTTCTCCACAGCATCCAACAAGTCCAGCCTTTTTTATGAGCCAACCCCAACAAAAACATTCTCAGACTTGAATGTGCTCATTCTTCCTCCCACCCCCATCAATCTCTGGCACCGAGTCAATGCCTCATGGAAACCTTGAAGCCACTTTGGGGAGACCTTCCATCTACTGATCAAAGCAACAGCCCTGTCGTGCAGAAAAGAAAATGCCAAGaacatcaaaaaaataaaaaaaatcaggccCACtttacgtccccccccccccccctcgccaagGGCACCTTTAGGGGTGCTATCTTAAGTCTTATGTCACCAATTTCCGCTGGTCTGGAAACAGGGACTCCTAGGAACAATGTCTGGAACATTCTGCAGGATTATCTATGGTCACATTCAAGCCGACTGCAAGTCATTTCACAACAGCGCTCAACTGATGATTTAATTAATGTAGCACTCTACTCAAAGGATAAGAGATTTTCACTACAATTGCAATGCAGAAATGACATACAATTGTAACAGTTAAGGAACTAAATAATGCTTTTAATGACATTTCtattaaaaacatttgaatAAAAAGCACACATTCAGCTACAAAAAAACTGTGAAAAATGAAATAAGTAGAGTTTCTATGCTACAAAACAACCCAGTATATGGTTCCTATTTAATGGATTCTTCTTTGTAGCTGCTCTGTGTGAGGGAAAGGACTGTGGCCTGCAGATATTTGTGCTCACAGCTAGACAATGCCACCATGTGGCCGATAATGGTAATAGTCCTTAACATTGTAAGAACTGGCAAGGGGCCTTTAACACTGTCAAAGTACAGTAAATGGCATTGCCAAAACCAGAGGgtgaaagttcaggttcagaaagtacaaatccaaaccaagattggttttcaaccaaccagttgagcataaaaacTCATATTCACAGAGTATtaaattggttggttgaaacaaaaccaatgtctggatttgtattttcTGGCAAAAACACCCAAAAGCGTTTCACTGTCAGAAACAAATAATGCTTCTGCATTCTAGTTTCTTGGTGCCCGAGTGTGTGGGCGGCAAATTAATTGGCATGTTCACAGCAGAAAATCACTAAATAGATTTAGAATAATACCTTTTCAAAAAATAAGATAGCTGAAACTCCATAAATATGGTATGGATGGAATTGGTAGTGATAATGATCCTAAAGGCCTGGAAGTAAAGGCTTCTACTCAGCCTCAACAAAACAGTTACAATAGtcgccaaaattgtggaaacgcttccaatttttagagattgcagaactttataCAACTGatgctccagttacttatttaattgtCCAGGGTACATTATTTGTAAAACCATACATTGCATGATTATAAAATCTCCAGAATTCAGGAGTTTCACTACAAAATCAGTCTTTAAAGGTTTATTCTACACTGTTGAGGATGCAGCCTTCTTTACCAGCACAGCTAAATCAGGACTTCCTTTGCTACTCAAGCCAACAGGAAATCTAAGCAATGGGTGCTAAAAAACGTACACGGTCTTAAATTTCCTCCTGAACCTACAACTGGGTAAGGGTGTGTGAAGCATCTGTAAAAACACTTGGTAGCCAGAGTCAAAAATctgaatattcatataaaaaaattaaaatgtttaaataaatgtgactaaCTAGGAATCATCCTTGATGTCATAGGCCAGTTCTAAGTACTAGAAATATAGACATCAACAACAGCTTTCCTTTTGTTGTTCTATTTTAAAGGGGAAAAGGTGTAAGAGAAAAGCAAAGTCAAAAACACAACGGTTAGTGACGCCCCAAGCGTGCCCCAAGTCACCACCGAATCCATCAGACAGCAGAAGCACTCAGTGGAAACACCATCTCATCGCAGCATTTCACTGAATGTGTTTAAACATGCTTAAAACAGTATGGTCAATTACGAAGTATACCGAAACTACTGCAGCACACAACTGTACGTTTTAACAGTTATCAGGACCATAACAGGTCTCACTAGGGCAGCCCGCCAGCGGGGATATCCGTTTGCAAGCTGGCCAACACTTAATGTCTTTCCCAGTCTCCCTGCTGGCAGCAAGGAGGAAATAATGATTATCTGCAACACAATACAGATCTACAGTAATGACTTCATTATATAGTGAGGAGGTGGAAGACTCCTGCACGCAGCCTCGATGAGTCAAGTACTATCTACAACAATCA from Brienomyrus brachyistius isolate T26 chromosome 17, BBRACH_0.4, whole genome shotgun sequence harbors:
- the LOC125712216 gene encoding lysosomal Pro-X carboxypeptidase, whose amino-acid sequence is MTPQRAPSIWGVLVVLLLFCFLNVQTLKSQLLSRHVATNLPVASAVSYVTKYFDQKIDHFGFFEDGTFKQRYLVNDQHWHQIGGPILFYTGNEGDITWFCNNTGFMWDVAEELGAMLVFAEHRYYGESLPFGKESYSSPKHLNYLTSEQALADFAVLIQHLKTVVPGAAKSPVVAIGGSYGGMLSAWMRMKYPHLVVGALAASAPIWQFTNMTSCGVFYKIVTDDFTSYGVDCSESIRKSWSSIDNVSSTDDGLTWLSNEFSMCSPLKKQDMLMFKAWLQETWVNLAMVNYPYEANFLQPLPRWPIQVVCTHLRNASLPDRLLLQEIFQAVRVYYNYTGEAACLDISQTATGNLGYIGWYYQACTEMVMPMCTDGVQDMFEPQPWDFKAFSEECYKQFGVRPRADWAVVMYGGKQINSHSNIIFSNGKLDPWSGGGVMENLTSGLVAIVIPDGAHHLDLRYNTNYDPSSVLYARALEMKYIQQWIKEAAEMT